The Desulfovibrio piger DNA segment ACGGCGGCGTCAGCAAACGGGTCAGCAGGCCCGTCAGCCAGATGACCGGGGTCAGCAGCTTGACCGCCACTTCCAGCGGCCGGGCCAGCACCACGGCGATGGAAGTGGCATAGGCCACGCCCAGGGTCTTGGGTACGATCTCGCCGAAGGCCAGGATGAGCACCGTGAAACCGGCGGCGAACAGGGCCATGTATTCGGCGCCGAAAGCCGCCATGAAGGCCGCGCCCGCCACGGCGGAGCCCGCGGTATTGGCCACGGTGTTCAGGGTAAGGATGGCGGCGATGGGTTTTTCCACATTGCTGCGCAGGCGGAAGAGCACTTCCCCCACGGGCCTGCCGTCGTTGCGGATCTTCTCGATGGCTGACCAGGGCACGGCGTACAGGGCCGCCTCCGTCAGGGAACAGGTAAAGGAGATGACGACCGCGACACTGACAGCGAGAATCAGGGTGAGCATAGGTCCCTCGTGAAAAATGGAAAGCCGCCGCAAGGTATCCGGCGACTTGCATGAACGTGTCTCCGGCATATATCCTGTGCAGGCGGCCTTGGCAATGTGCCGCGTCAAAGGAGATGCCCATATGGAACGTCTTGCGGAGGAGATCCGACGAAGGGCCGGGGAGGCCGGCCCGCGACTGACGGCCCTGCGCCGTCACCTGCACCGCCACCCGGAACCGGCCTGGGGCGAATACCTGACCGCTTCGCTGGTGGCCCGTGCCCTGCAGGATGCCGGTTTCCGGCTCACCCTGGGGGCCAATGCCCTGCGGCCTTCGGCCCGCCCCCGCCAGCCCGAGGCGGCTTTCTGTACGGCCCAGAGCAGCCGGGCCCTCAACGAGGGTGCCGACCCCACCCTGGTAGCCTGCATGGCCGGCGGCCTCACGGGCTTGTGGGGCGACCTTGATCTGGACTCCCCCGGCACCCCTGAAGACGAGCGCGGCCCGCTGGTGGCCTTCCGGTTCGACATGGACGCCAACGCCGGCATCACCGAAGCCACGGACAAGGATCACTTCCCTGCGGCGCAAGGCTTCGCCTCCTGCCATGCGGGCTGCATGCATGCCTGCGGGCATGACGGTCATGTGGCCCTGGGCGTGGAACTGGCCCGGTTGCTGGGCGGCCTGCGGGACGAACTGTCACGCCACCTGAGCGGCCGCATCCGCCTGATCTTCCAGCCTGCCGAGGAAGAGGGCGAAGGCGCGCCCGGCATGGTGGCCGCCGGGGCCGTGGACGGCGTCCGGGCCCTGTTCGGCCTGCACCTGAGCATGCAGGCCAGCCGCAGCGGCGATCTGGTCTGCGGTACGGACAAATTCCTGGCCACCACCAATTTCGAAGTCTTCTTCACCGGCCAGAGCGCCCATGCCGGACTGGCCCCGCACGAAGGCCGCAACGCCCTGCTGGCCGCCTGTACGGCCGTGACCAACCTGCTGGCCATCGCCCGCCACGGTCAGGGCGCCTCACGTATCAACGTGGGCGAGATGCACGTCAACGAGACCCCCAACATCATCCCGGCCAAGGCCTGGCTGCGCGGCGAGACCCGCGGCGAGAACGGGGACATCAACGGCTACATGCTGGCCGAGGCCCGGCGCGTGGTGGACGGCGCGGCGCGCATGCACGGCTGCCGCAGCCGCTTCCTTTGCCAGAGCCACTGCCCGGGCGCCATGTCCAGCCCCGAGCTGGTGGATCTGGTGGAACGCACGGCCCGGGACATGGGCAGCTTCCGCGAAGTGCGCCGCAAGGCCGACTTCTGGGCATCGGAGGACTTTGGCTGGTTCATGAACAAGGTGCAGGAAGACGGCGGTCTGGCGGCCTATCTGCAGCTGGGTGCCGACAGGCCCGACGGGCATCACACCAGCCATTTCACCTTTGACGAGAGCGTCCTGCCCCTGGGCCTGGAACTGCTGGCCCGGCTGGCCGTGGCCGCACTGGCCCGGCGTCCGGACTGAGCCCGTGCCACAGGACAGGCCCATGAGCGCTCCTTCCCCATCCTGCCCCGATGACGCCGCAGCCCGGCGTCTGGCCCGCAGCATGGCCGTGGTCTCGGCCTTTTGCCTGACCGGCGATACCATGCTCTACATCGCCCTGCCCCTGTTCTGGCAGGAATGCGGCCTGACCGCGCTCTGGCAGGTGGGCGTGCTGCTGGCCGTCAACCGGCTGGTGCGTCTGCCGCTCAACCCGCTGGTGCGCCTGCTCTATACCCGCATCGACCAGCGCACCGGCATGGCCCTGGCCGTGGTGCTGGCCGCCTCGACCACCCTGCTGTACGGCGTGGCCCAGTCCTTTGCGCTCTGGCTGCTGCTGCGCTGCCTCTGGGGCCTAGCCTGGACGCTCCTGCGCCTCGGCTCCCTGTTCGCCCTGATGGCGGCCTCCCGCAAGGACAATCGCGGCTATCTCATGGGCAGCTACAACGGCCTCGTGCGCCTGGGCAGCCTGCTGGGCATGATCGGCGGCGTCCTCCTGGCCGATCTGCTGGGCTTCTCCACCGTGGCCCTGCTCTTCGGCGCCCTGACGCTGACGGGCCTGCCGCTGGCCCTGACCCGCATCCCCCGCAGCGGCCGCGCCACCGGAGCGGCGAGCCAGGCCGCCACGTCCCTGCTTTCGGGCCTGCACCTGCGCCACCCCGACATGCGGCGTGCCTTCATCACCGGGCTGCTGGTGGCCCTGGTCTTCCAGGGCATCTACGCCGCCACCCTCAGCCGCATGGTGGCCCTGCACGTGGGCGAGCTGGCCCTTGCCGGCGGTCTCGTCATCGGTTGCGCCACCCTGGCCGGCACGTTGCAGGCCCTGCGCTGGCTCTGGGAACCGTGGCTGGCGCCGTGGTTCGGCCGCCTTTCCGACGGCCCGCGCGGCCGGGGCCCGGTGCTGTGCGCCTGCCTTGGCAGCGGCGCCTGTGCGCTGGCCCTGGTGGCCCTGTATCTGCCCGCGCCCTTGTGGCTGCCGCTGCTGCTCTGCTCGCAGCTCTGCGCCACGGGCCTGGCCACCCTCTCCGATGCCGCCGCCTCGGACACGGCCGAACGGCACGGCCATCCCACGCATACGCTGGCCTCCTATGCCTTCATCGTGGATTGCGGCGCAGCCGCGGGCCCGGTACTGGCCTACAGCGTGCAGGACCTCTGGGGCATGGATGCTGCCTACCTCGCGGCAGCGGCCCTGTTGCTCTGCCTGCTGCCGCTCTGGATACGCAGGGAAGCGGCATAGGCCCGATCCTGAAAGGAACACAAGCGATTTCAGACAGATGGAGCTTCTTGCAAACAAGGTCCCGGTGAACGGCAATAAAAAAATTTGCCAAAAAATGATTTTTTTATTGACAGGCAGGGGGCTTTTAGCTAGAAAGGACTTCTCGTACGGATGACGTGCGAATGCTACCGCGTCGCGGGGTGGAGCAGCTCGGTAGCTCGTCGGGCTCATAACCCGAAGGTCGTAGGTTCAAATCCTGCCCCCGCAACCAGAAAGATCAAAGGCTTCCGATTTTCGTCGGAAGCCTTTTTTCGTTAGCGGGATCTTTTTCCCACCACTGTTCCTGTCCCCAATCCTCATTGCCTGTCAGGACTCCGCGCCTCTACAAGGCTGCGCAGAGGTCCCCGTACGCTCTCTGCGGGGCACCCGCCCTGCGCCGCTGTCCCACCCTTTTTGCCGGTGGCGCGCTCCG contains these protein-coding regions:
- a CDS encoding amidohydrolase; translated protein: MERLAEEIRRRAGEAGPRLTALRRHLHRHPEPAWGEYLTASLVARALQDAGFRLTLGANALRPSARPRQPEAAFCTAQSSRALNEGADPTLVACMAGGLTGLWGDLDLDSPGTPEDERGPLVAFRFDMDANAGITEATDKDHFPAAQGFASCHAGCMHACGHDGHVALGVELARLLGGLRDELSRHLSGRIRLIFQPAEEEGEGAPGMVAAGAVDGVRALFGLHLSMQASRSGDLVCGTDKFLATTNFEVFFTGQSAHAGLAPHEGRNALLAACTAVTNLLAIARHGQGASRINVGEMHVNETPNIIPAKAWLRGETRGENGDINGYMLAEARRVVDGAARMHGCRSRFLCQSHCPGAMSSPELVDLVERTARDMGSFREVRRKADFWASEDFGWFMNKVQEDGGLAAYLQLGADRPDGHHTSHFTFDESVLPLGLELLARLAVAALARRPD
- a CDS encoding MFS transporter, whose product is MSAPSPSCPDDAAARRLARSMAVVSAFCLTGDTMLYIALPLFWQECGLTALWQVGVLLAVNRLVRLPLNPLVRLLYTRIDQRTGMALAVVLAASTTLLYGVAQSFALWLLLRCLWGLAWTLLRLGSLFALMAASRKDNRGYLMGSYNGLVRLGSLLGMIGGVLLADLLGFSTVALLFGALTLTGLPLALTRIPRSGRATGAASQAATSLLSGLHLRHPDMRRAFITGLLVALVFQGIYAATLSRMVALHVGELALAGGLVIGCATLAGTLQALRWLWEPWLAPWFGRLSDGPRGRGPVLCACLGSGACALALVALYLPAPLWLPLLLCSQLCATGLATLSDAAASDTAERHGHPTHTLASYAFIVDCGAAAGPVLAYSVQDLWGMDAAYLAAAALLLCLLPLWIRREAA